Proteins encoded by one window of Kribbella italica:
- a CDS encoding IclR family transcriptional regulator domain-containing protein, with protein sequence MSQSLGRALQILVSLGEGDRSLDQLATELDVHKTTVLRLLRTMEAERFVRRDEAHRYRLGSRLFSLADASREQHVVRDVAAPHLRKLNQRTGQTVHLAAYENGQVIYIDKLDSVQSVRMYSQVGVPAALHCTAVGKVLLAAQPKRQREALLATIEYHQYTPNTITGSDQLRDELDKVRDQGWSHDRAEHESFINCIGAPVTERSGRVVGAVSVSAPDVLLNYDQVLELLPDLLATTAAIGNDYH encoded by the coding sequence GTGAGCCAGAGTCTGGGCCGTGCCCTGCAGATCCTGGTCAGCCTCGGGGAGGGCGATCGCTCGCTCGACCAGCTGGCGACCGAGCTCGACGTGCACAAGACGACCGTGCTCCGCCTGCTGCGCACGATGGAGGCCGAGCGGTTCGTACGCCGTGACGAAGCGCATCGCTACCGCCTCGGCTCCCGGCTGTTCTCCCTCGCCGACGCGTCCCGCGAGCAGCACGTCGTACGGGACGTCGCCGCGCCGCACCTGCGCAAGCTGAACCAGCGGACCGGCCAGACCGTGCACCTGGCGGCGTACGAGAACGGGCAGGTCATCTACATCGACAAGCTCGACAGCGTGCAGTCGGTCCGGATGTACTCGCAGGTCGGCGTTCCGGCGGCGCTGCACTGCACCGCGGTCGGCAAGGTGCTGCTCGCGGCCCAGCCGAAGCGGCAGCGCGAGGCGTTGCTCGCGACGATCGAGTACCACCAGTACACGCCGAACACGATCACCGGGTCGGACCAGCTGCGTGACGAGCTGGACAAGGTCCGGGACCAGGGCTGGTCGCACGACCGGGCCGAGCACGAGTCCTTCATCAACTGCATCGGCGCCCCGGTCACCGAACGCTCCGGCCGCGTCGTCGGCGCGGTCTCGGTCTCGGCTCCGGACGTGCTGCTCAACTACGACCAGGTCCTGGAGCTCCTGCCCGACCTGCTCGCGACCACTGCTGCCATCGGCAACGACTACCACTAG
- a CDS encoding sugar kinase, translating into MADLVPRAICLGEAMIMLAADTGAPLEEVETFRRSVGGAECNVAGGLAALGIPTGWISRLGADGFGRYVLQDLRDRGVEVGGVEDDPGRPTGLYVKHTLAGRTRMHYYRSGSAASAMDADFLDRPAVRNRLVGAELVHTTGITAALSEETAGMLDRLAALRDSLGFMLSVDLNWRPALWRGKDPAPLWRLLRAADVVLIGADEAMLFAGTGDPAELRRLLGPRATIVVKSDAHVALALEPGENGEVARDRRTEVPALTVDVVEPVGAGDAFAAGFLAATLQGLPMEQRLRSGHLSAAAVLTVPDDHAEPPEPSLRQALLQCPAEEWAGTRIGPAGVMV; encoded by the coding sequence ATGGCCGACCTGGTGCCCCGCGCGATCTGTCTTGGTGAGGCGATGATCATGCTCGCCGCCGATACCGGTGCCCCGTTGGAGGAGGTCGAGACGTTCCGCCGTTCGGTCGGTGGTGCCGAGTGCAACGTCGCCGGCGGACTGGCCGCGCTCGGCATCCCGACCGGCTGGATCTCGCGGCTCGGTGCCGACGGGTTCGGGCGGTACGTGCTGCAGGATCTCCGCGATCGTGGCGTCGAGGTCGGCGGGGTCGAGGACGATCCGGGCCGGCCGACCGGGCTGTACGTGAAGCACACGCTCGCCGGGCGCACCCGGATGCACTACTACCGTTCCGGCTCGGCGGCGTCGGCGATGGATGCGGATTTCCTGGATCGGCCGGCGGTGCGGAATCGGCTAGTTGGTGCCGAGTTGGTCCATACGACGGGGATCACGGCGGCGCTGTCCGAGGAGACCGCGGGGATGCTCGATCGGCTTGCGGCGTTGAGAGACTCTCTCGGATTCATGCTGAGTGTCGATCTCAACTGGCGGCCCGCGCTCTGGAGAGGCAAGGATCCGGCGCCGTTGTGGCGGTTGCTGCGAGCGGCGGATGTGGTGCTGATCGGCGCGGACGAGGCGATGCTGTTCGCCGGGACCGGCGACCCGGCCGAGCTGCGCCGGCTGTTGGGGCCTAGGGCAACAATCGTGGTGAAGTCGGACGCGCACGTGGCGCTGGCGCTGGAGCCGGGGGAGAACGGTGAGGTCGCCCGCGATCGCCGTACGGAAGTCCCCGCACTCACCGTCGACGTCGTTGAGCCCGTCGGCGCGGGCGATGCCTTCGCGGCCGGCTTCCTGGCGGCGACCCTGCAGGGCCTCCCGATGGAGCAGCGACTGCGCTCCGGACACCTGAGCGCGGCGGCCGTCCTCACAGTCCCCGACGACCACGCCGAACCTCCGGAACCATCACTGCGGCAGGCGTTGCTGCAGTGCCCGGCCGAGGAGTGGGCCGGGACCCGGATCGGCCCGGCAGGGGTGATGGTGTGA